AGCGGTTGTATCGTTTAAATTATTTATTAGAAGTGCCATAAAACGTTCATGTGGATCTGAAAGAAAACCAGTATAATAAAACACATTGGCAGGTGAAGTTATCATAATTACGTCTAAATTCATTGCAGCTAAAGTTTGTTTTAGTGTAGATAACCGTGCTTCGTAATCGATTGTCATCGTTATTCCTCCATTTTTAAAACTCTCTGTTCAAACACGTCAAGCTCAAAACTCTTATATTATAGTTGCACCATTTGTGCTTGGCGAGTCTCCCATTGTTTGTGAATGATGTTCCTTCCTATATCGACTTTAGGATGAAACCGAATGGCAGCTTGCTTTCTTGTTTCATGCACCTTTTTTATAGAATCCTGTAGCTTTTCGACTAAGCCTTGTTTTCTAGAGGCGATTGCCATGGAATATCCTGCGACAACTCCTTGTGAAATCGCTATTTTTGCGCCTTCAATCCCTGTAATATTTCCGGCAACATATAGACCTTCAATGGGGGTTTCCATTTTCTCATTATGTATGGGGACATAGCCGCCAAGTTCATCCACATAATAGAAAGGGCAATTGGCAACACCAGCCAGTTCCGCTAGCGGGTACAGCCCTCCAGCAATACAAACAAAATCACAGGCTATTCTTTCTTCGCTTCCCAAAACCGGGTTACCATTTGTATCAATGGTACTAATGATAACACCTTCTACTTGGTTTGTGCCATAGATCTCTGTCACCGCTTTTCGTAACTGAATCGGGATGCCCCACAGGCTTACGCCACTTTTGGGGTAAAACCGAATGCTAAGTTGCCTCATGAAATGATTGGTCATGAACTTACTGCCGATTCTTAAGAGCTTGGAAGGAGCTAGGTGGGATACATGTAATAAAGCCTCCATTACTTCTTTAGGACGGGAATGCTGGTGTGTTAATTGATTTAATGGAGGAAGTGCCATGGCAACGACATCGATTCCAGCTAACTGCAATTCCATTGCAATGGCAGCAGACAGCACATTCACTCCGATGACCATTCCTTTATCACCTGGTTTTACTCGATGTACATTCGTCATCACTTGTGCTGCACCTACAGACATAACCCCCGGTAATGTCCATCCGGGAAGAGGTACAGGTGATTCTGCTGCTCCCGTAGCAAGTAACAATTGTTTGCTTGTATAGACTATATTTTCGGTATAAATAGTCCATGATGAGTCTTGACGTTCAATGTCATAGACAACTGTTTGTAAAATAATTTTTACACCTGCATTCTCAGCTTGCTCATTTAGTTTGGCGGATTCTTCAAGCCCATTCCACCAGTTGCCATTAGGCTCTTGATATAACTGCCCCAATAGCCTTCCACCCGGCTTCATATATTCATCTATTACTAATACATGTAAACCTTCTTGCGCAGCTGTACTCGCTGCAGCTAATCCAGCTGGTCCGGCGCCAATCACAATAATATCATACATGGTTTGCACTCCAATCTCTAACAGGAGAGGCTAACTGCTTACCGCTTTGTACAACCATACCTTCTTTTATTGGTGTTAGACAGGCCCGCTTCCCCTGAATTCCATTAACGGTGACTCTGCATTCAAAGCAATGTCCGATATTACAATAAATACCACGTGGTTTCGCGGTTTCCTCATGGTTTCTAAGCGTACGAATACCGTTTGCTAATAAAGCAGCAGCAATGGGTTCGTTTTCGAATCCTCGGATTGCTTGATTATCAAATGTAAAGGTTACGGCTTTCTTACTACCTAATTTTCCGAGAATAGGATGGTTTTCTATTCGAGTCATGGTGTTTCGCCTCCTAATTTACCGAATGGAACCGGACGGACAGGAGCTTGATATTTTAATGTTACTTGGTGTTGATTTTTTTCTCGCTTATCTATTCCGAATGCTTCTATCATTGTACGGCAGGTTCTCCCACCACAAAAACCCATTCCAGCTCGAGTGCGCAATTTCAATTCCCGAGCAGAGCAGTCGTACGTTGCTGCCGTTTGCTCTAATTCTGAAAGAGTAACTTCTTCGCATCTACATACAATTATTTCTTTTTCATCCATATTACTCAACACCCCTAGAATCTTTTTTTGTATAACTTATTAGCAAAAACTATGCCAAACCACAGGTTTATCCTTGAATCCCTAATTTCTTGAGGCGGTTATACAAAGTAGCTCTCGTGATGTGTAAGTTTTTGGCGCAAAGCAGTTTGTTTCCACCCGCTTTTTTTAGTTCTTGCAAAATAATCTTTCTTTCTACTTCTTCCAATCGAGTACTAAGCGCAAGATTATCATTTGCTGCAGATTCTGGTGGGAAATTGGACGGTGTATGACTTTGGTCGACGTCAAATGGCAATTCTTCTAGATGAATCTCCCCATCTTCTGCAAACACGACCAATCGTTCAATTACATTTTGCAATTCGCGAATATTTCCTGGCCAGCTATGTTGTAGCAGTGCTTGCATCACTTCTTGAGAGATTCCGTGAATCGGCTGTTGGTACTTAATTGATATTTCATGAAGAAAATAATGGGTTAATTCAATAATATCTTCTGGTCGTTGTCTTAATGGAGGGATTTCGATACTAATAATATTTAATCGATAATAGAGATCCTCTCTAAATTTGCCTTCGGTTACTAACGCTTTTAGATCCTTGTTCGTTGCAGCGATAACGCGAAAATCAACATGTATTTCCTTCGTTCCTCCTACACGA
This genomic interval from Virgibacillus pantothenticus contains the following:
- a CDS encoding NAD(P)/FAD-dependent oxidoreductase, whose protein sequence is MYDIIVIGAGPAGLAAASTAAQEGLHVLVIDEYMKPGGRLLGQLYQEPNGNWWNGLEESAKLNEQAENAGVKIILQTVVYDIERQDSSWTIYTENIVYTSKQLLLATGAAESPVPLPGWTLPGVMSVGAAQVMTNVHRVKPGDKGMVIGVNVLSAAIAMELQLAGIDVVAMALPPLNQLTHQHSRPKEVMEALLHVSHLAPSKLLRIGSKFMTNHFMRQLSIRFYPKSGVSLWGIPIQLRKAVTEIYGTNQVEGVIISTIDTNGNPVLGSEERIACDFVCIAGGLYPLAELAGVANCPFYYVDELGGYVPIHNEKMETPIEGLYVAGNITGIEGAKIAISQGVVAGYSMAIASRKQGLVEKLQDSIKKVHETRKQAAIRFHPKVDIGRNIIHKQWETRQAQMVQL
- a CDS encoding (2Fe-2S)-binding protein → MTRIENHPILGKLGSKKAVTFTFDNQAIRGFENEPIAAALLANGIRTLRNHEETAKPRGIYCNIGHCFECRVTVNGIQGKRACLTPIKEGMVVQSGKQLASPVRDWSANHV
- a CDS encoding (2Fe-2S)-binding protein is translated as MDEKEIIVCRCEEVTLSELEQTAATYDCSARELKLRTRAGMGFCGGRTCRTMIEAFGIDKREKNQHQVTLKYQAPVRPVPFGKLGGETP